Proteins encoded within one genomic window of Anopheles gambiae chromosome 3, idAnoGambNW_F1_1, whole genome shotgun sequence:
- the LOC1278936 gene encoding protein dissatisfaction isoform X3: MNKDAVQHERGPRKPKLQHLQANGGHPGHPHLAGPFVNSASYGHAMSHFPPGLHHSAMAGSNALLHHPQPLSFAPLGHHIGPSLLPPVKLEQNKFEFSLGTPNGSNGGNGGGAGQMPGGTNLLSPIKIEHGKMMTSVGGFEFSAAGHVQHMYKSLEPMPPSPTDSKSSISVDSPSESLTSPHSTVDGSSSVLSPTPINATSLSLPSPLSQNGVLDILMSTDKCQEFIQYQMHNSSIAFPGFTPVSSASSGISVAPPLPPPTHQGVPPPSSLAPSHPPGQSVSTATASPTGLAHPTPTAAAVTPHPPPPPPPLVPHPIALTALPPEGPTIIRLPTWEILQETTARLLFMSVRWVRCLIPFQTLSKNDQHLLLQESWKELFLLNFAQWSVPWDLSGLLDSPQVRDRLPPDAATQLEMKTMQEILCRFRQISPDLSELGCMKAVILFSPETSELCDVQPVEMLQDQAQCVLSEHVRVRYPRQPTRFGRLLLLLPLLRTIRSTTIETLFFKETIGTVPISRLLIDMYQMEKYTDLEGGGGGGGGGAGTPPTPNGALTPKA; encoded by the exons CCGTCCAACACGAGCGTGGCCCGCGGAAACCGAAACTCCAGCACCTGCAAGCGAACGGGGGCCACCCGGGCCATCCCCATCTGGCCGGCCCGTTCGTGAACAGTGCATCGTACGGACACGCAATGTCCCACTTCCCGCCCGGGCTGCACCATTCCGCAATGGCCGGTTCGAACGCGCTGCTGCACCATCCCCAGCCGCTCTCCTTTGCACCGCTCGGCCACCATATCGGTCCCTCGTTACTGCCGCCGGTCAAGCTGGAACAGAACAAGTTCGAGTTTAGCCTCGGTACACCGAACGGTAGCAACGGTGGCAACGGTGGCGGTGCCGGTCAAATGCCGGGAGGCACGAACCTGCTGTCCCCGATTAAGATCGAGCACGGCAAAATGATGACGTCCGTCGGTGGGTTCGAGTTTTCCGCGGCCGGGCACGTGCAGCACATGTACAAGTCGCTGGAACCGATGCCCCCGTCGCCGACCGATTCGAAGAGCTCGATCAGCGTGGACTCGCCGTCGGAAAGTTTGACCAGCCCGCACTCGACCGTGGACGGCAGCTCGAGCGTGCTCAGCCCGACACCGATCAACGCCACCAGCCTAAGCCTTCCGTCCCCGCTGTCGCAGAACGGTGTGCTCGACATCCTGATGAGCACGGACAAGTGCCAGGAGTTTATCCAGTACCAGATGCACAACAGTAGTATTGCGTTCCCTGGGTTCACGCCCGTTAGCAGCGCCTCGAGTGGAATTTCGGTCGCACCGCCGTTGCCGCCACCCACGCATCAAGGTGTACCGCCGCCATCGTCACTCGCGCCATCACACCCACCAGGACAGTCTGTCTCAACAGCGACAGCTTCGCCCACGGGACTGGCGCATCCAAcaccaacggcagcagcagtaacgccacatccaccaccaccaccgccaccactcgTTCCCCATCCGATCGCGCTAACTGCGCTGCCGCCCGAGGGTCCAACCATCATCAGGCTTCCTACCTGGGAGATTTTACAG GAAACTACGGCCCGGTTACTGTTCATGTCCGTCCGATGGGTGAGGTGCTTGATCCCGTTCCAAACACTCTCCAAAAATGACCAACACCTACTGCTACAG GAATCGTGGAAAGAGCTGTTCCTTCTCAACTTTGCCCAGTGGAGTGTACCGTGGGATCTGAGCGGACTGCTCGATTCGCCCCAGGTGCGGGACCGGTTGCCACCGGACGCAGCGACCCAGCTCGAGATGAAGACGATGCAGGAGATTCTCTGCCGCTTTCGCCAGATTTCGCCCGACCTAAGCGAGCTGGGATGCATGAAGGCGGTAATCCTGTTTTCACCCG AAACGTCCGAACTGTGCGACGTCCAGCCGGTCGAGATGCTACAGGACCAGGCCCAGTGCGTCCTGTCCGAGCACGTGCGCGTTCGCTACCCGCGCCAACCGACCCGGTTTGGGCGGCTTCTTCTACTCCTGCCGCTGCTCCGTACCATCCGGTCCACCACCATCGAGACGCTGTTCTTCAAGGAAACGATTGGTACCGTGCCCATCTCCCGGCTCCTGATCGACATGTACCAGATGGAAAAGTACACCGATCTGgagggtggcggtggcggtggtggtggtggtgcagggaCACCACCTACACCGAACGGTGCCCTTACGCCAAAGGCATAA